A single window of Helicobacter macacae MIT 99-5501 DNA harbors:
- a CDS encoding outer membrane beta-barrel protein — MNLKKRTILNQLSLQNLMLGIICVVFLLSSALAVPTKSPPAKSPKNQVKKSSKSSRITDEEIAMLILPKDFKNSQVNPSALMNAQDERLKDKSLDVKIAFYRSLLEINGIKVEPIYSQSEYIQKHFAGKTLEQKKAIAHKYMRAGNKSGIFIGASVASAGITQTYADGKYNTQNSVGTTTNGVFSPDMTGALDSSLDSPLIARSVFVASGGNVGYQNFYNLYFGSRIYVDVLIGGGNLSMRKQGQGSAKSVGSFFYMLGGLNADLLGELPLSLLGVKQRFWREVALGGYFGLNIGVMLLTDKANSELDSFIKAGVTKSENVLWNYQIQVDYGLNMGLSLSLGILGKLEVGAKVPLSVLGLPSELRLGIESPAKYGNKEILSKDIAFSRTPIFVASYIKVF; from the coding sequence ATGAATCTAAAAAAACGCACAATATTAAATCAACTATCTTTGCAAAATCTAATGCTAGGCATTATATGCGTGGTATTTTTGCTAAGTAGTGCCCTAGCCGTGCCCACAAAATCTCCACCCGCAAAATCCCCCAAAAATCAAGTAAAAAAATCAAGTAAATCAAGTCGTATCACTGATGAGGAAATAGCGATGCTTATCTTGCCAAAGGATTTTAAAAATAGCCAAGTAAATCCAAGTGCGCTAATGAATGCCCAAGATGAGCGACTAAAGGACAAAAGCCTAGATGTCAAAATCGCTTTTTATCGCTCACTTTTGGAGATAAATGGCATAAAAGTAGAGCCTATCTACTCTCAAAGTGAATATATCCAAAAGCATTTCGCAGGAAAAACACTAGAGCAAAAAAAAGCAATCGCACATAAATATATGAGGGCTGGTAATAAAAGCGGGATTTTCATAGGGGCGAGTGTGGCAAGTGCTGGCATAACACAAACTTATGCTGATGGCAAATACAATACCCAAAATAGTGTAGGCACTACTACGAATGGGGTATTTAGCCCCGATATGACAGGTGCGCTAGATTCTAGCCTAGATTCTCCGCTTATCGCTCGCTCGGTGTTTGTCGCTTCTGGTGGAAATGTGGGGTATCAAAACTTCTATAATCTCTACTTTGGTAGCAGAATCTATGTCGATGTGCTTATCGGTGGTGGGAATCTCTCTATGAGAAAGCAGGGGCAAGGTAGTGCAAAAAGCGTGGGAAGTTTTTTTTATATGCTAGGGGGGCTAAATGCTGACTTGCTAGGCGAGCTACCGCTAAGCCTGCTTGGCGTGAAGCAGAGATTTTGGAGGGAGGTGGCTTTGGGTGGGTATTTTGGCTTAAATATCGGTGTAATGCTACTCACAGATAAGGCAAATAGTGAGCTAGATAGCTTCATAAAAGCTGGCGTAACAAAAAGTGAAAATGTGCTATGGAACTACCAAATCCAAGTAGACTACGGGCTAAATATGGGGCTTAGTCTATCACTTGGCATACTTGGCAAGCTAGAAGTAGGGGCAAAGGTCCCTCTCTCTGTGCTAGGGCTACCATCCGAGCTACGACTAGGCATAGAATCCCCTGCAAAATATGGCAACAAAGAAATTTTATCTAAAGACATAGCCTTTAGTCGCACCCCGATTTTTGTAGCGAGCTATATCAAGGTGTTTTAA
- a CDS encoding outer membrane beta-barrel protein codes for MCFRKCAVRAVIDMGIVKAMRVLKTMLKNFGKICFVGFISALLISSVAQGLSAKPSAKSLKSSKESQRVQPSDSSSLDSKAKKEQKKISKNIDEIEVIHGDEESLQQMSKHQKEKELYFLRGRYYQLLYEKSQELKNKTKHGWFAGVSLGTSQMEINKNRGFGEELNPFAFGINGGYMRFLGAAPMGVRVYWQYLAALNASPNIPDSVSSHLFSFNIDMVGDKAIGGEEGYYLGVFIGMGAGVNLYKQSGTQREDKITIGPVLNVGVSATLKYHHRIELGIKTPPNISNQASYFLGTMYITSYQYLF; via the coding sequence ATGTGTTTTAGGAAATGTGCTGTGCGTGCAGTGATAGATATGGGAATTGTGAAAGCTATGAGGGTATTGAAAACTATGCTGAAAAATTTTGGCAAAATCTGCTTTGTTGGATTCATAAGCGCATTGCTGATAAGCAGTGTAGCTCAAGGTTTAAGCGCGAAGCCAAGCGCAAAATCACTAAAATCTAGCAAAGAATCTCAAAGAGTGCAACCTAGTGATTCTAGCTCACTAGATTCTAAAGCAAAAAAAGAGCAAAAAAAAATCTCCAAAAATATCGATGAAATCGAAGTGATACACGGCGATGAAGAATCCTTACAGCAAATGTCAAAGCACCAAAAAGAAAAAGAGCTTTATTTCCTGCGCGGGCGATACTATCAGCTTTTGTATGAAAAATCTCAAGAGCTAAAAAACAAAACAAAACACGGCTGGTTTGCTGGAGTTTCGCTTGGCACTAGCCAAATGGAAATCAACAAAAATAGAGGCTTTGGCGAGGAGCTAAATCCATTTGCATTTGGGATTAACGGAGGATATATGCGATTTTTGGGGGCTGCACCTATGGGTGTGCGCGTGTATTGGCAATATCTAGCTGCGCTAAATGCCTCGCCAAATATACCCGATAGTGTCTCTAGCCATTTGTTTAGCTTCAATATAGATATGGTGGGGGATAAGGCAATAGGTGGCGAGGAGGGATACTATCTAGGTGTGTTTATAGGGATGGGAGCGGGGGTAAATCTCTACAAGCAAAGTGGCACACAAAGAGAGGATAAAATCACCATAGGACCTGTGCTAAATGTAGGCGTCTCTGCCACACTCAAATATCATCATCGCATAGAGCTAGGTATCAAAACTCCACCAAATATCTCAAACCAAGCAAGCTACTTTCTAGGGACTATGTATATCACGAGCTATCAATATTTGTTTTAG
- the ruvB gene encoding Holliday junction branch migration DNA helicase RuvB — MAKITLDLQSLDSSSKSSSKTSQKSSSKSTPAKSTNKNQIPTDEREVSIERISFDENIETSLRPSVWEDYIGQTQIKKNLKIAILGAQKRSEPLMHTLLFGPPGLGKTTLSHIIATQMGANIKVTAAPMIEKGGDLAAILTNIGEGDILFIDEIHRLSPAIEELLYPAMEDFRLDIITGSGPAAQTIKIDLPPFMLIGATTRAGMLSSPLRDRFGMDFRLQFYDNSELSLIIDKAAHKLKREIKKDASLEIAKRARGTPRIALRLLKRVRDFSDVAGEEVISLDTTKHALSELGVNELGFDELDLRYLEALARAKSPMGLNTIAAIISEDEGTIEDLIEPYLLANGFLERTARGRVASIKTYELLRLSPPKWNLAHLQNEPKLF, encoded by the coding sequence ATGGCAAAAATCACACTTGATTTGCAAAGTCTAGATTCTAGCTCAAAGTCTAGCTCAAAAACTAGCCAAAAATCTAGCTCAAAATCCACCCCCGCGAAATCTACAAACAAAAATCAAATTCCCACAGATGAAAGGGAAGTATCTATTGAGAGAATTAGCTTTGATGAAAACATAGAAACTTCGCTTCGCCCTAGCGTGTGGGAAGACTACATAGGGCAAACCCAAATCAAAAAAAACCTAAAAATCGCTATTTTGGGCGCACAAAAACGCTCCGAGCCTTTGATGCATACTCTGCTTTTTGGTCCCCCAGGTCTTGGCAAAACAACCCTTAGCCACATAATCGCCACACAAATGGGTGCAAATATCAAAGTAACTGCCGCGCCGATGATAGAGAAAGGCGGGGATTTGGCTGCGATTTTGACAAACATTGGCGAGGGGGATATTTTGTTTATTGATGAGATTCATAGGCTTTCTCCAGCTATTGAGGAGCTACTATATCCTGCTATGGAGGATTTTCGGCTAGATATTATCACAGGTAGCGGTCCAGCAGCGCAAACCATAAAAATTGATTTGCCACCATTTATGCTTATCGGTGCGACTACTCGGGCGGGAATGTTATCTAGCCCTTTGCGTGATAGGTTTGGTATGGATTTTAGATTGCAGTTTTATGACAACTCCGAGCTAAGCCTAATCATTGACAAAGCCGCACACAAGCTAAAAAGAGAAATCAAAAAAGACGCAAGTTTAGAAATCGCAAAAAGAGCGCGTGGCACACCTAGAATCGCCCTAAGGCTACTAAAGCGCGTGCGGGATTTCTCCGATGTCGCAGGAGAGGAAGTCATATCCCTAGACACCACAAAGCACGCCCTAAGCGAGCTTGGCGTAAATGAGCTAGGCTTTGATGAGCTTGATTTGCGCTATTTGGAGGCTTTGGCTAGGGCAAAATCCCCTATGGGGCTAAACACTATCGCAGCAATCATTAGCGAAGATGAAGGAACGATAGAGGATTTAATCGAGCCATACTTGCTTGCAAATGGATTTTTGGAGCGCACCGCTAGAGGCAGGGTAGCAAGCATAAAGACTTATGAGCTATTGCGACTTAGTCCACCCAAATGGAATCTAGCTCATTTACAAAACGAGCCAAAATTGTTTTAG
- a CDS encoding amidohydrolase family protein, with amino-acid sequence MLLKNGTICDYSQERKADVRIESTLIKEVAPSLSPKEGEEVLDCTDKFILPALIDISYPKNKSLCRKTLQSLSQKALQGGVGSVLLRPDSSPSIDSEAIIELVSSLDSALSVHFFSSILATKDDSLTQIASLISTGARAIYLHSPDISGYALHKVAQYAKMLNVPIIATAQEPSLCDGVISQSEISSTLGLPSIPSISQTMEVARLSEMSRFSETKWIFDAITHPQSLKIIETFKAMGAEILAQTPIHHLIFTHDDIKDYDTRFKLFPPLVSEEERDFLRDCLYSRIDMLTCLQSDSYNSLKDQVFENASFGINAFGFYFPLGFSQLVKQGIISLSRFSQMTSYAQAKCFSLNKGEITPQKDADIIIVDLQAKTEVNDSFSPYHGVCLHSKVLHTIIEGEVRL; translated from the coding sequence ATGCTACTAAAAAACGGGACAATTTGCGATTATAGCCAAGAAAGAAAAGCTGATGTCCGCATAGAAAGCACACTTATCAAAGAAGTCGCCCCTAGCCTTAGTCCAAAAGAGGGCGAGGAAGTGCTAGATTGCACAGATAAATTTATACTACCAGCACTCATTGACATATCCTATCCCAAAAACAAATCCCTTTGTCGTAAGACGCTACAATCCCTAAGCCAAAAGGCTTTGCAAGGTGGTGTAGGAAGTGTGCTTTTGCGCCCAGATAGTAGCCCTAGTATTGATTCAGAAGCGATTATTGAGCTTGTATCAAGCCTAGATTCCGCGCTAAGCGTGCATTTTTTTTCTAGCATACTAGCGACAAAAGATGATAGTCTAACCCAAATCGCATCTCTTATCAGCACAGGCGCACGCGCTATCTATCTACATAGTCCAGACATATCAGGCTATGCCTTGCACAAAGTCGCTCAATATGCAAAAATGCTAAATGTCCCCATCATCGCCACAGCACAAGAACCAAGCCTTTGTGATGGTGTGATAAGCCAAAGCGAGATAAGCTCCACTCTAGGCTTGCCATCTATCCCATCCATATCGCAAACTATGGAAGTTGCTAGACTTAGCGAAATGTCGCGATTTAGCGAGACAAAATGGATTTTTGATGCCATAACCCACCCCCAAAGCCTAAAAATCATAGAAACATTCAAAGCTATGGGAGCAGAGATTTTAGCCCAAACTCCTATCCACCACCTTATTTTTACCCACGATGACATAAAGGACTACGATACGCGCTTCAAGCTATTTCCTCCGCTTGTGAGTGAGGAGGAGCGCGACTTTTTGCGTGATTGTTTATATTCTCGCATAGATATGCTTACTTGCTTACAGAGCGATTCTTACAACTCGCTAAAAGACCAAGTATTTGAAAACGCCAGCTTTGGTATAAACGCATTTGGATTTTACTTCCCACTTGGATTTAGCCAGCTTGTCAAGCAGGGGATTATAAGTCTATCTCGTTTTAGCCAGATGACTTCATACGCTCAAGCCAAATGCTTCTCTCTAAACAAAGGCGAAATTACACCACAAAAAGACGCGGACATTATCATCGTAGATTTGCAAGCCAAAACAGAAGTAAATGATAGCTTTAGTCCATATCACGGAGTGTGCTTACACTCCAAAGTCTTGCATACGATTATTGAGGGCGAAGTGCGATTATAG
- the panB gene encoding 3-methyl-2-oxobutanoate hydroxymethyltransferase, which translates to MQKITLTTLKSKKNIPPHLGKNPSKITAITAYDALFARLFDGIVDVILVGDSLNMSFNGKEDTTSLSLQDMIYHTKAVLAHTKQSFVIADMPFGSYANEKSALKSALKIIKQTGVQALKLEVPLSKLNIIKALANEGIPIMAHIGLMPQFVKFEGGYKVKGKDNHQSAYLLESALAFEEAGAFGLLLEGIIGGVAKEISSNVKIPTIGIGSGVDCDGQILVWSDAFGLFGDFKPKFVRQYLNGAEIFKSALQKYVDEVKSGDFPSEQESY; encoded by the coding sequence ATGCAAAAAATCACACTCACCACCCTAAAATCCAAAAAAAATATCCCCCCTCATTTAGGCAAAAATCCTAGCAAGATTACTGCTATCACAGCCTATGACGCACTTTTTGCGCGACTTTTTGATGGCATTGTAGATGTGATTTTGGTTGGCGATAGTCTAAATATGAGCTTTAATGGCAAAGAGGACACCACAAGCCTAAGCCTGCAAGATATGATATACCACACAAAAGCAGTTCTAGCCCACACAAAGCAATCTTTTGTCATAGCTGATATGCCTTTTGGTAGTTATGCAAATGAAAAATCCGCACTAAAATCCGCACTAAAAATCATCAAACAAACAGGGGTGCAAGCCCTAAAGCTAGAAGTGCCACTAAGCAAGCTAAATATCATAAAAGCCCTTGCAAATGAGGGGATTCCCATTATGGCGCATATCGGGCTTATGCCGCAATTTGTGAAGTTTGAGGGTGGGTATAAAGTCAAAGGCAAAGACAATCATCAAAGCGCATACTTGCTAGAATCAGCACTTGCATTTGAAGAAGCAGGTGCATTTGGGCTACTTTTGGAGGGGATTATAGGTGGCGTGGCAAAAGAGATTTCTAGCAATGTAAAAATCCCAACTATCGGGATAGGCTCTGGGGTGGATTGCGATGGGCAGATTCTTGTTTGGAGCGATGCGTTTGGATTATTTGGGGATTTTAAGCCAAAATTTGTGCGCCAATACCTAAATGGCGCAGAGATTTTCAAATCCGCATTGCAAAAATATGTCGATGAAGTCAAAAGTGGCGATTTCCCAAGCGAGCAAGAAAGCTACTAA